In Phenylobacterium zucineum HLK1, one DNA window encodes the following:
- a CDS encoding glutathione binding-like protein → MDVYYSPLACSLASRIALYEAGAEARFHRVDTKAGRTEDGEDYRAINPKGLVPAIRTPEGEVLTENAAVLQYIADAHPAARLAPQGFQRHRLQQWLNFIASELHKYVFTPLLSPRHDAAAKALARENAAERFAYLNDHLTGREWLLDEFSVADAYLAAVLNWAQAVQLDLDGYPAVIAYRDRLRARPAVARALGEEFAEYRKAA, encoded by the coding sequence ATGGACGTCTACTATTCCCCCCTCGCCTGCTCCCTGGCCAGCCGGATCGCGCTGTACGAGGCCGGGGCCGAGGCGCGCTTCCACCGCGTCGACACCAAGGCCGGCCGCACGGAAGACGGCGAGGACTATCGCGCGATCAACCCCAAGGGCCTGGTGCCCGCCATCCGCACGCCCGAGGGCGAGGTGCTGACCGAGAACGCCGCGGTCCTGCAGTACATCGCCGACGCCCATCCCGCCGCGCGGCTGGCGCCCCAAGGCTTCCAGCGCCACCGCCTGCAGCAGTGGCTGAACTTCATCGCCTCCGAGCTGCACAAGTACGTCTTCACGCCCCTGCTGAGCCCCCGCCACGACGCCGCCGCCAAGGCCCTGGCCCGCGAGAACGCCGCCGAGCGCTTCGCCTACCTGAACGACCACCTGACCGGCCGCGAGTGGCTGCTGGACGAGTTCAGCGTCGCCGACGCCTATCTCGCCGCCGTGCTCAACTGGGCCCAGGCCGTGCAGCTCGACTTGGACGGCTATCCGGCGGTGATCGCCTACCGGGACCGGCTCCGGGCCCGGCCCGCGGTGGCCCGGGCGCTGGGCGAAGAGTTCGCCGAGTACCGCAAGGCCGCCTGA
- the dapB gene encoding 4-hydroxy-tetrahydrodipicolinate reductase has protein sequence MADVIKIAVAGALGRMGQVVQATLADDPGFRLVGGFDRPGAAGEGVVPADQAIAASDVVVDFTIAAASAELAPKVAAAGKALVIGSTGFDDAQLAVIREAAREIPIVRAGNFSLGLNMLMGLVARAARALPAEAWDIEVVEAHHRRKVDAPSGAALMLGAAAADGRGADLAKVGRRSRDGITGERPVGEIGFSAIRGGGVVGEHSVIFAAEDEILTLSHSARDRSLFARGALAAARWVAGRPPGEYDMQDVLGMKDG, from the coding sequence GTGGCCGACGTCATCAAGATCGCCGTCGCCGGCGCGCTGGGCCGCATGGGCCAAGTGGTGCAGGCGACGCTGGCCGACGATCCGGGCTTCCGGCTCGTGGGCGGCTTCGACCGACCGGGCGCCGCGGGCGAGGGGGTCGTACCGGCCGATCAGGCCATCGCCGCCAGCGACGTGGTCGTCGACTTCACCATCGCTGCGGCCTCGGCCGAGCTCGCGCCGAAAGTCGCCGCCGCCGGCAAGGCGCTGGTCATCGGCTCGACCGGCTTCGACGACGCCCAGCTGGCGGTCATCCGCGAGGCCGCCCGCGAAATCCCCATCGTGCGCGCCGGCAACTTCTCGCTGGGGCTCAACATGCTCATGGGCCTCGTGGCCCGCGCCGCCCGTGCCCTGCCGGCCGAGGCCTGGGACATCGAGGTCGTCGAGGCCCACCATCGGCGGAAGGTCGATGCACCCTCCGGCGCGGCCCTGATGCTGGGCGCGGCGGCCGCCGATGGGCGCGGCGCCGACCTCGCCAAGGTCGGCCGCCGGAGCCGGGACGGGATCACCGGAGAGCGTCCGGTGGGCGAGATCGGCTTTTCCGCCATCCGCGGCGGCGGCGTCGTCGGCGAGCACAGCGTGATCTTCGCCGCCGAGGACGAGATCCTGACCCTCTCCCATTCGGCCCGGGACCGCAGCCTGTTCGCCCGCGGCGCCCTAGCCGCCGCCCGCTGGGTCGCGGGCCGCCCTCCGGGCGAGTACGACATGCAGGACGTGCTGGGGATGAAGGACGGCTAG
- the dut gene encoding dUTP diphosphatase has protein sequence MNPTVPILRLAHAEGLPLPAYETAQAAGMDLRAAVADGETLTIKPGARAAVPTGFAFALPAGYEAQVRPRSGLALKSGITCLNTPGTIDADYRGEVKVILANLGEEDFHIRRGDRIAQLVVAPVVQAAWREVDSLDETARGAGGFGSTGSA, from the coding sequence GTGAATCCGACTGTCCCGATCCTGCGCCTGGCCCATGCCGAGGGCCTGCCGCTGCCGGCCTACGAGACCGCCCAGGCGGCGGGCATGGACCTGCGGGCGGCGGTCGCCGACGGCGAGACCCTGACGATCAAGCCGGGCGCGCGGGCGGCCGTGCCGACCGGCTTCGCCTTCGCCCTGCCGGCCGGCTACGAGGCCCAGGTGCGGCCGCGCTCGGGCCTGGCGCTGAAGTCGGGGATCACCTGCCTGAACACGCCGGGCACCATCGACGCCGACTACCGGGGCGAGGTGAAGGTGATCCTGGCGAACCTCGGCGAGGAGGATTTCCACATCCGCCGCGGCGACCGCATCGCCCAGCTCGTGGTGGCGCCGGTGGTTCAGGCCGCCTGGCGCGAGGTGGACAGCCTGGACGAGACCGCCCGCGGGGCCGGCGGCTTCGGCTCGACGGGCTCGGCGTAG
- the coaBC gene encoding bifunctional phosphopantothenoylcysteine decarboxylase/phosphopantothenate--cysteine ligase CoaBC: protein MDDKRILLIVGGGIAAYKALELTRLLRKAGVGVRPILTKAGAEFVTPLSLSALAEDKVYSELFSLTDEAEMGHIELSRSADLVVVAPATADLMAKAANGLAGDLASTTLLATDKPVLMAPAMNVRMWEHPATRRNLETLRRDGVLFVGPDEGAMACGEFGPGRMAEPAAILQAILDALTGAAARPLTGRRAIVTAGPTAEPIDPVRLITNRSSGKQGYAIAQALAALGADVTLVSGPTALPAPAGVARVAVETAREMLAACEAALPADIAVCVAAVADWRPESLGAQKIKKGDGGPPPISLVENPDILATLSKAKARPALVVGFAAETNDVEAHARAKLDRKGCDWIVANDVSVQGTMGGDDNAVAIVSKGGIERWERAPKAEVARRLAARIAAHFA, encoded by the coding sequence TTGGACGACAAGCGGATCCTGCTGATCGTGGGCGGCGGCATCGCCGCCTACAAGGCGCTGGAGCTGACGCGCCTGCTGCGCAAGGCCGGCGTCGGCGTGCGCCCGATCCTGACGAAGGCGGGCGCCGAGTTCGTCACGCCGCTGTCCCTGTCGGCGCTGGCCGAGGACAAGGTCTATTCCGAGCTCTTCTCGCTGACCGACGAGGCCGAGATGGGCCACATCGAGCTGTCCCGCTCGGCGGACCTCGTCGTCGTGGCGCCGGCCACCGCCGACCTGATGGCCAAGGCGGCCAACGGCCTGGCGGGAGACCTCGCCTCCACGACCCTGCTCGCCACCGACAAGCCGGTGCTGATGGCGCCGGCGATGAACGTGCGCATGTGGGAGCATCCGGCCACCCGGCGGAACCTCGAGACCCTGAGGCGCGACGGCGTGCTTTTCGTGGGGCCTGACGAGGGGGCCATGGCCTGCGGCGAGTTCGGGCCGGGCCGCATGGCCGAGCCGGCCGCCATCCTCCAGGCGATCCTCGACGCGCTCACGGGCGCGGCGGCCCGGCCGCTGACGGGCCGGCGCGCCATCGTCACGGCGGGGCCGACCGCCGAGCCGATCGATCCGGTGCGGCTGATCACCAACCGCTCGTCGGGCAAGCAGGGCTACGCCATCGCCCAGGCGCTCGCGGCCCTGGGCGCGGACGTGACGCTGGTCAGCGGCCCGACGGCCCTGCCGGCGCCCGCCGGCGTCGCCCGCGTGGCGGTGGAGACGGCGCGCGAGATGCTGGCGGCCTGCGAGGCGGCGCTGCCGGCCGACATCGCCGTCTGCGTGGCCGCCGTGGCCGACTGGCGGCCCGAGAGCCTGGGCGCCCAGAAGATCAAGAAGGGCGACGGCGGGCCGCCGCCGATCTCGCTGGTGGAGAATCCCGACATCCTGGCCACGCTGTCGAAGGCGAAGGCCCGGCCGGCGCTGGTGGTGGGCTTCGCCGCCGAGACCAACGACGTGGAGGCCCATGCCCGGGCCAAGCTCGACAGGAAGGGCTGCGACTGGATCGTCGCCAACGACGTCAGCGTGCAGGGGACCATGGGCGGCGACGACAACGCCGTGGCCATAGTCTCCAAGGGCGGAATCGAGCGATGGGAGCGGGCGCCGAAGGCCGAGGTGGCCCGGAGGCTCGCCGCGCGCATCGCCGCCCATTTCGCCTGA
- the ubiB gene encoding 2-polyprenylphenol 6-hydroxylase gives MAGPGAFVRLIGAGWTLLRNDALLPRELDPLYSSGARTLSRLLRVFAGRQAYQGRPGERLARSLERLGPVAIKLGQLLSTRADIFGREFALDLSRLKDRLAPFPTAVARAEVELTLGRPVESLFASFGEPVAAASLAQAHDAVLLDGRRVAVKVLRPAIARRVADDGEVLWLAARLVDRWVPAARRLEPKGFAATVIRATELELDLRLEAAGADELAEVMGQDGYMSAPKVVWEGVGKRVLTMEWAKGLPLSEDEALEQPGLDRKALADNLTRAFLAQALDHGVFHADLHEGNLFAAAPAQLTAVDFGIIGRLGAPERRYLAEILWGFLNRDYEQVARVHFEAGYVPATHSVSAFAQALRAVGEPIFGRAAAEVPMSRVLTQLFEITALFDMRLRPELVLLQKTMMTVEGVARRIDPDHDIWAASDPVVRRWIARELSPATRLKRLAGEAETAVRNLARLAERPPVPVPVDILREDKPNFSPLWFALGAAAAGVAFLVGALVA, from the coding sequence ATGGCCGGTCCCGGCGCCTTCGTCCGGCTGATCGGAGCCGGCTGGACCCTGCTCCGCAACGACGCCCTGCTGCCGCGCGAGCTGGACCCCCTCTATTCGTCGGGCGCGCGCACGCTGTCGCGCCTGCTGCGGGTGTTCGCCGGCCGTCAGGCCTACCAGGGCCGCCCGGGCGAGCGGCTGGCCCGCTCACTGGAGCGGCTGGGGCCGGTGGCGATCAAGCTGGGCCAGCTCCTCTCGACCCGGGCCGACATCTTCGGCCGCGAATTCGCCCTGGACCTGTCGCGGCTGAAGGACCGGCTGGCGCCCTTCCCGACCGCGGTCGCGCGGGCCGAGGTGGAGCTGACCCTCGGCCGGCCGGTCGAGAGCCTGTTCGCGAGCTTCGGCGAGCCGGTCGCCGCCGCGTCCCTGGCCCAGGCGCACGATGCGGTGCTGCTGGACGGACGGCGGGTGGCGGTGAAGGTCCTGCGGCCCGCCATCGCCCGCCGGGTGGCCGACGACGGCGAGGTGCTGTGGCTGGCCGCGCGGCTGGTCGACCGGTGGGTCCCGGCGGCCCGGCGGCTGGAGCCGAAGGGGTTCGCCGCCACGGTGATCCGCGCCACCGAGCTCGAGCTGGACCTGCGGCTGGAGGCCGCCGGCGCCGACGAGCTGGCCGAGGTGATGGGGCAGGACGGCTACATGTCCGCGCCCAAGGTGGTCTGGGAAGGCGTCGGCAAGCGCGTCCTGACCATGGAATGGGCCAAGGGGCTGCCGCTGTCCGAGGACGAGGCGCTGGAGCAGCCGGGCCTCGACCGCAAGGCCCTGGCCGACAACCTGACCCGCGCCTTCCTGGCCCAGGCGCTCGACCACGGCGTCTTCCACGCCGACCTGCACGAGGGCAACCTGTTCGCCGCCGCGCCGGCCCAGCTCACGGCGGTGGACTTCGGGATCATCGGCCGCCTGGGCGCGCCCGAGCGGCGCTACCTCGCCGAGATCCTGTGGGGCTTCCTGAACCGCGACTACGAGCAGGTCGCCCGCGTCCACTTCGAGGCGGGCTATGTGCCCGCGACCCACAGCGTCTCGGCCTTCGCCCAGGCGCTGCGGGCGGTGGGCGAGCCGATCTTCGGACGGGCCGCCGCCGAGGTGCCGATGAGCCGGGTCCTGACCCAGCTGTTCGAGATCACCGCCCTCTTCGACATGCGGCTGCGCCCCGAACTGGTCCTGCTACAGAAGACCATGATGACGGTCGAGGGCGTCGCCCGGCGCATCGACCCCGACCACGACATCTGGGCCGCCTCCGACCCGGTGGTGCGCCGCTGGATCGCCCGGGAGCTCTCGCCCGCGACGCGGCTGAAGCGGCTGGCGGGCGAGGCCGAGACCGCGGTGCGCAATCTCGCGCGGCTGGCCGAGCGGCCGCCCGTCCCCGTGCCGGTGGACATCCTGCGCGAGGACAAGCCGAACTTCTCGCCCCTGTGGTTCGCCCTCGGGGCCGCGGCGGCCGGCGTGGCCTTCCTCGTCGGCGCGCTGGTCGCCTAA
- a CDS encoding class I SAM-dependent methyltransferase encodes MTGPSATFGFRDVDAREKPGLVRGVFDRVARRYDLMNDLMSAGVHRLWKDAVAARLNPQPGETILDVAGGTGDMARRFARMARRAQERRGGDDAKVFVIDYNAEMIAAGRERGFEPEICWTVGDAQRLPLPDACADAYVISFGIRNVTDIPAALREARRVLKPGGRFLCLEFSRPVTEPLQRAYDLYSFKVIPEIGERVAGDRESYQYLVESIRRFPDQKRFAGMIGEAGFSRVGYTNFTAGVAALHTGRAI; translated from the coding sequence GAAGCCCGGCCTGGTGCGGGGCGTCTTCGACCGGGTCGCCCGCCGCTACGACCTGATGAACGACCTGATGAGCGCGGGCGTCCACCGCCTCTGGAAGGACGCCGTCGCCGCCCGCCTCAATCCGCAGCCGGGCGAGACGATCCTCGACGTGGCCGGCGGCACCGGCGACATGGCCAGGCGTTTCGCCCGCATGGCCAGGCGGGCGCAGGAGCGGCGGGGCGGGGACGACGCCAAGGTCTTCGTGATCGACTACAACGCCGAGATGATCGCCGCCGGGCGCGAGCGCGGCTTCGAGCCCGAGATCTGCTGGACGGTCGGGGACGCGCAGCGGCTGCCGCTGCCCGACGCCTGCGCCGACGCCTATGTGATCAGCTTCGGCATCCGCAATGTCACCGACATTCCCGCGGCCCTGAGGGAGGCGCGCCGGGTGCTGAAGCCGGGCGGCCGGTTCCTGTGCCTGGAGTTCTCGCGCCCGGTCACCGAGCCGCTGCAGCGGGCCTACGACCTCTATTCGTTCAAGGTGATCCCCGAGATCGGCGAGCGGGTCGCGGGCGACCGGGAGTCGTACCAGTACCTGGTGGAGAGCATCCGCCGCTTCCCCGACCAGAAGCGGTTCGCCGGCATGATCGGCGAGGCGGGCTTCTCCCGGGTGGGCTATACGAACTTCACGGCGGGCGTCGCGGCCCTGCACACCGGCCGGGCGATCTGA